The DNA window GGAGAGGGTTGTGGCTGCAGGGTGGGAGGAGCAGGTGCAGCAGCACTAGGAGTGACAGGTGTAGATGGAGACTGAGGAGGAGCATCCACCCGCATTTTCACTTCCTGAGGATCAACAAACTCGGCCACTAAAAGGCGTCCACCATTTGGCGGCCATTGTAGGTTATAAACAGCATTCCGTGTCTCCGTGGCTTCTTCCACAGATGAATACTGCACAAACAAAAGTGTTCAGATACCTGGTAGATACCAAGTAGTGCTGAGacctactaaaaaaataagaagacaaTACATGTATGCTGTTGTCCCAAAGAAAGAGTTTTCCACATTTAAACATTTCCAGTCCAgataaggagagagagagagacacagAGACATGTCTTACCGTAACATAGCAATGGGTTTTGATATGATCCATCCAAAAACTTGTGACAGTCCCAGTTTTGCCCAGGAGTTCTTGGACAGCTTTCAGAGTAAAAGGACGCAGAAAACGATCAATTCTGAGAGAATTGGTCAAAGGTTTTTGTGATGGTGGAACTGCCAGATAACAATGATAGAACAAAATGTGTCAGATGTTAAACGAATTGTCCCTGGAAACACTTATATTCCAACTAAGAGAAAATTAACTCACCAACACGTTCCTTGGGTGCCTCCTCACTAACAGAGGATTCAGAACGGGAGAAGTTGCGTCTCAAAGGAGCAGGCTGAAACCCATCCTTAGGTGTGGTGGTGGGTGTCAAATTTGAGCTTTGCTGTTCAGGAACCTTGATGTTCTCAGAATTCCATCTGCGTTGCCGCTTCAAAGGTTCCGAGTTTCCAACAATTTCTTGATctataaaaaactcaaatgaaatatattgaGAAACTGAGTTATCATGCTTACTCATGAACTATAACTTACTGCAGAAAGGGAAGATGAGTCGAGAACAGATTTGCAAGCACAACTGCTCAAGAGGCAGTAATCATACAGAACCAAATAGCCACACTTATTTTCCAAAACACAACTTTCAGAAGATCTGATGAAAGGCATAAAATCActcaacaaatataaaatcaacgCAGTCAAGGCAATGTGATGTAATAAATCAAGTAGACATGCCAATGGCCAACAAAAGCAGAAGCTTCATGAAGAAAGACAACTGTCATCTCTGTGAGAGTTGCACTTCCTTGTAATTTAAGCAGGTTCCTATTGATACACCCGGCCTTTGTCCACAAAGGTACTTCAGTAAAAGtataaaaccatataaaaacacAAGGTTACATTGATACCTAAATAACCTAAACTTCAAAACTAGAAACAGGAGAACATACAGCCAGCAAAAAGAATTTGAGGCAGAGACGCTAATTTAGATTCCTATTAAAAGACATTTTCCAATAACCATCAGCTGAAATATTTAACTCATACAAATATGCCTTCAACTGTGACAAACTTGATCCTAAAACAAACTTTAGGTATATAATATTAGCATCAGACCTTCAAGCTCACCAAAGACATTGCATGCAAATatgaaaaccaaaactaaaaggCACGCACACACCATATTCAATTCTCATGTATTTAAAAAAGCCAAGGTACTTCAGCTAAAGCAGAGGCCTAGAAGAGCATCCAAACTTGGATCATTTTTTCCACATTGCTTAAACAatactaaattgaaagtgtaaACTAGAACCTACAAATCCTACACTTATCTGAGGGCTTCCTCAACATATAACTTTCACAAGGCCTGGGGATAAGTTCAAAGAAGCACTAGTGAAACCAGATGTTAATGCTTCCAAAAGGTCTTGTAAAACCAGTTCCTCCAGACTTACATAACTGGTAAAGAAAACCAGAGAAACTGCAGGCTGTTTTTATCCATTcacaatttccttttttttctgtttatttttcaattcggAAGCAACTTCAGATGTGGAGACTAAAGATTTTTGAAGAtctaaaatggatacaaaaagatcaaataaaaaaaattgaactaaaaaaagaaaaaaaaagagttgtatAACTTATCACAATAGTTTTAAGGAAGAGAATTTGTTTGTGGCTGTGAGCTGAAAAAGAATAGATAGTCATGAAATTACAGACATGAATTCACAACTTCATTTGGGCTTGTCTTACAGGCAAACCCAAATCATTACAGTTTCGCATGTCTTGGacataatcaaaaaaattatgtggtGACAAGGATCTCAGGGAACCACATTTTCCTTATTTCCACATACACTCTGGAGACAGCATGCCTAATCCATTTCACTAAGTAAGGAAAATTTCAAATCATCTACTTAATTGCAATGAGCAATATTACATAACATTGAAAGCATAAAATCTCGATTATTTCCTACTTCCAAAATTAGATCACTCATGCAAATATTTATCAAACTACATGGTCTTTTAAAGGAAACTATTGATAAAGACACTAATACATGGAAGCAGCCTATATGCAAGTAAAATAACCAGACCTCTGAATCACATCTGGTCATTaataactattgaaattgaaaggCGTAAATACATCATAATCACAAAACCCAGGTGGCAATACCATGTAAAGGAGCATCAGTCAAGTCCAGAACATatgacagtcaaaaaaaaaatttataaagaacaaatcttaccgttaaattttcttttctccacAGGCACAACTGGATGAATCTTATTCTCAACATGGACCTCCTTTTGATCAGTAGATAAGTCCTTCCCAGCAACACCAACAAGATTTTCCTCCTTCACAACAGgcccttcatttttcttttcactcaCATCACCCACTTCATCAGAATTATACTTTGAATCAATTTGCTTACTTTCTAAAACATCTTCCTCCATGGAGTCATCACCAGAACTCCTGTCTAAATTCAACTTTTCCGAGTACCCCACATCAACACTATCATTATTCTTTCTCATATATGCATTTGTACCACTGCTGTCATCTTTCTCTTCAACAGATTCCTTCTTCTCTTGTGGCTCTTCAACATCCATCGGATGTGATTCACCACCAACTGGGACAACATTACTGAATGATGGTTCCACCATCTCTGGCTTAACATTATCTAGTTCTAATTTGACATTATCAGCAATTATATTATCCTTTAGTTCAATCTTTTCATTAATTGATACAGAATCAGTAGAAATAGAATCAGATTTTACTTGAAACCCTAAACTAGGGCTGACCTCAGATACCTGGTTGTCTGGAGCAGAAGAGTCAAGCGTGGCATCCTCGTCTGGAGGCTTCAAATTCTCATTCTCCAGCTGGGGCTTTAAACCCTCATTCTCCAGCTGGATATTTGAGTTCTCATTTGCCTCCTGTGTTCCAGAATTTTGCACATCTTGCCCACTCAATGCTACTTCTGGCACCACACTCTCAGTAACAGTAATACTGGTCTCCACAGTAGTTGCATGAACATTGAGATCCTCATCTGAACTAGAAGAATCAATACCAACCATTTGGAACTCTTCTTGAAGTTCTCCTGTACCCGTGGCTTTCACACTCAATGCTACTTCTGACACCACACTCTCAGTAACAGTAATACTGGTCTCCACAGTAGTTGCATGAACATTGAGATCCTCATCTGTACTAGAAGAATCACTACCACCCATTTGGACCTCTTCTTGAAGTTCTCCTGTACCCATGGCTTTCACACTCTCATTGGTGCCAACCTGAATCATAACATTATCCACCTTCTCATCTCTATTAGCGGCATCATCCACGACATCTTTAACCATCTCAGCAACAACTGCTACTGCCTCTTCCATTTTCACCCCTACTATAGGTGGGTTCTCTAAATGAACACCATTATCCACATCCACCACAACCTTCGCAGCATTTTCCTGCTCGCTGCGTAGTGCTTCCTCACTTTCCCTCTCAGTGCGAAGTGCTTCATCATTTTCCATCTCAACACGAAGTGCGTCATCCAACCGTCTAATCAAATCATCCTTCAAACCATTGGTTTTCAATCTCCGCCTTTTAAGCTCTTCTTTTAACTCAGTAACCTTCCACTGGTCTATGGGTTTTGTTCCAAGAACTGGATATGGTGAAGACATGATTTCCAACTAGAATTGCCCTCAAAATCctgaataaaatacaaaagtCAACATACATTTTGCAACTTGAACAAAATCTCACAACTTTACtacaatttttcaaaaataaaaggccATCATATCAGTAAATTTAACACAATTTCAAAGCCAGAAACTAAAAATTTACCAAATTCACTCAACCAATAATTAGCCGAAAACCTAGATTCAACAACACAAACCAAAAAATTCAGAACAAAAAAAGCACGTTAAAAAAGTCATTTCAGAAACCAAATGCTCTCATCATCCAGAACCCATCTtccaaaaaaatcccaaaacaaaGGAAACcctcacacaaaaaaaaattcactgcatcacaaaaatttacaaatttcaCAATGTGTAAATttctaaatagaataaaaagaacaagtgcatacaaattatataagccaaaacaagaagaagaaaatgagagaCAACTTACAGAAATAATTTCTTGGCTGCACTCGCAATAGAAACGGATATGTAAGACCCTAAATTTCAGAGCACAAAAGCCACCATTAGAGATTACAAAACCCAACAAAGAGACGGCAATTATCAGCGATTCAGTTTGTTCTCCTGAAACAGAAAGACCAAAACAAAAGGCAGAAaactaaaacatgaaaaaagagaaagaaacaaatttacaaaaacTCTAAAATGTAAAGCAGAGAAAAAgatcagttctttttttttctttgccttcttcgttggagagagagaaggtaatttagggttttggttttCTTATCGAGAAATAATAGAGAAGGAGTGCGTTTGGTACTTGAAATAGTGGCGTCGATTTTGCTGGTCAAATACCGGACTTGCCCCTAATGAGCAGGGGATTCTTTTTTGTCTCACGAGCGGTGCTCATGGTCAGTTACGGGAAGTGCTAAGAGGGTGTGTGATGTGGCTGGCGAATTGGCATTTCCCTTATTAAAAGAGTGAGAAAGATCTGCCCGGAATTGCCTTCAaccagtatttttttaattttaaattactttatctgctataaaaaaaaattattattttaataattttttaagaaaaaactggATACGGTGAAGACATGATTTCCAACTAGAATTGCCCTCAAAATCctgaataaaatacaaaagtCAACATACATTTGGCAACTTTAACAAAATCTCACAACtacaatttttcaaaaattaaaggcCATCATATCAgtaaatttaacataatttcAAAGCCAGAAACTAAAAATTTACTAAATTCACTCAACCAATAATTAAcagaaaactataaaattattattttaatatatttttaactaaaaaatcattttaaaaaataatattattgtatatCCAAGAAGTGaaagattttaataataataataataataataataataatttattttattaacttgGATATCCGGCCAGCTTATGCATACCTCAAATAATCCCACTGGCCCTAAAGTtcacgaccatgtaagtctccagtggtcCTGAGATATGTAGGACTCAAATTGATGACCTCTAAAAAGCAATCAAGAATCTGATCAGTTAAGTTACACCCCTCaaggttaataataataataataataattaatacttGGATTGTTAATGatattcatgataatttttcattaacaaaaactGTAAAATGATGCGATTATACGCAATCAAGTTCTCCTTGCtgatttttttcacaatattcAGCGATGAGTTATGGTAGAAACCCACAGAAGTATAAGCCGAAGATCATCCACGAGCCCCAGATCctaaaaaatagtgttttgcAAAGTCAATTTTGAAGGATGCTTGACTTGAATATTAGGTCCAAAGAATAAAACAACACttgataataatttaatgatGCCACCCTCTTCTTAAAGGTCTTGGATTCTGACTCTCTTTCAGTCTCGTCCGTACGAACTCACCTGAGAAAACACAACCAAAGACAACTGTTTCTGGTTTCTTTGTGTATATGTGGTGGAAGAACATGTAAGAACTCGAGAACAGCCATGCATGCAAGTGATGAGGaggaatgaacaaaaaaaaaataagaaagaaagaaaccttATGAGAAAGAAGCTAAGaattaaaagtaagaaaaaaaaaaccagaaaagaaatgaacggagattgaaaaaaacatgggacaatttatattcaattcatcaaaaactatctcacaaaatagaaaaaaaatatataaatagtataattctaaaatattcgATTATCTGtttcaactcattaatcaaaataatctaacataaataactcaaataaataaaataaaataataaaatagatccAAATAAACTCAGTCTTAAGCCATCTTCCGTCTGTGCGAGTCTGGCCACGAGTAAGAATCCCGGGAATGTCCATCATATTAAGCCGTCTCCTGGAGAGCGATTTCTGAGATGTGCTGTGAGTATCTAAAGAGACAGAGGACATTATGATTGGAGCTGCCCCGCATACTTGGGAACACAGTTGCATGCCTTTAGCACCTGGTAACAATTAAAATAGCTGCATTTCGTCATGAAACATGAGTTCCCACGATCAAAAACCTATCCATTAGTTCTCTTCTGTAACTCACCATTACATCTCAGACAGAAAAGAGGACACTCAAAGAGAAAAGGTCATCTTATAATCCTACAGAATATAGATACATGTTGAGAGTGGATGCCATCTGCCAAACACGAGACCATCTTGAAACTGCAATTTCGAGACACCACAGGCCTTCTTGTATATTGCTCCATTTTCGCCACCATGGTTCAAGTTCATATTGTTGTTGTCTCATCGATTTTTAAGTATGGCTCTATCTACTCTACTCGCTTTCATCCTCACTTTCCTGAAAGTTCAAATGATTCATATTCCTTTCTAGTGGTGGAAACCCATCTTGGGAATCATCAGAAGTGCCTTCATTTTCACTTATTTCACCTCCTGTGGCAGCATAAACAGATATTATAGGGTCAGAGTGAGATCTTATTTTGCATGCTATACTCAATAtcctgagaaaaataaatatattttcctcATCCAGATTCCAAGCATCAAGATTCACATTAATGAAAACGACCACAGGAATATAGCCTACctggtaaaaaataataacacaaGCTGGGTCCATTGGAAAACACGCAAAGGGGTTCATGGAAGCTAAGGAGCACATACATTAAACTTGATCACATAATGTATTCtaaaatttagaatattttgAGAAGAACACGTTAGGCTTGCATTACTTGCAACCATCCCTTGCCTACGTTAAAAAAGGAGTTCCAGCAGCAAGGTACTTCACTAAATATATGGTCACGTGGTGTTTTGGGCCCAACATTGAGTAAATAATGATAATTTGTTTCTAAGTAAATCAAAGAGAATTCacaaagaagcaaaagaagGATTTAAACTGGTTTCACAAAATGCAAGACCAGAAGTAAAAGTCTTGAACATTAAGTGAAAGTAATGAATTAGATTAGTTAATGGTTCAGATCAATGAATGAATGTTTTGCGTTCTACTTAAGCTGATTATAAGTTGCAAGAGAGAAATATTTGATCTTATGTTGCCAATGGCTAATGGCATTGAAGCAAAACAGTAATAGAGCAACTGATTGGGAAGGTATCAGGGATTAGTTTAGGGCAGACAGGTGCTTCGAAAATGTAATCAGAGGTCAGTGTTACAACCCAGCCTCTACAAAGTGATATAATTTGAGTTACTAGTCAAGCAAACATAGgaaaatttaagacaaaactttTATTGGCATAGAAAGGACAAATTGATAGTATAAATAAAACTGAATTACTGTTAAATTGCTGACTGACTCACAAGGTCCATAACAGTAGATCCATTATCCCAATTTTGCAGGATATATACTTCAGATAAAAACACCACACTGCTTTTACTGGTGACAATAAAACTACATTAGAAATGTGTTTGCttcatttcaagaaaacaaaatctattGCAGTAGCTTTTATAATGTGAAAAGAGATTTTCTTGGCAACACGCATAAATTACCTTTAGCGTCAGACACAGCCTTTGGAACCTGGTTTTGTTGAGAAAGCCAAGCATTTTGGACAGAAATGATTTCAGCACTGTTTCCACATTCTGAGTATGCTTTTAGAAGTTCCCTGCACCAGGAAGTTGAAACAATGTGAAGTATGAATATCAGTAAAGATTATGACCAATTAAAACATCAGTTCGAACATTTCGCTGTAACTGCATCCTTCGTGTGTTTCATTAAACAAAAATGTGTACATGTCACACCATTTGTAGGATTATCTTCATTAAGTTCAAGTATGAAATGGTTGCACTCTAAAAGGAAATGTTTATGTCTTCGCAGCAGCTTACAACAACAACTATACTATTCAATTGGACATCCAGAAAAAATCCTTTCTTTCTCAAAACAAATTGGCTACAGAATCACCAGGTATTCCATGCTAGCAGGGATTTGAGACTCAACAGAAGGATATTCTAACTTTTCTTCGGAAGTAAATTTATGAGCCATTACAAGAATTCTACACatgttttccatgttttttaaaGAGCAGGTAGAAAATTAAACACTACTTCAAGGAGTTGGAACCTACAACCACATTAACCACCATAAAGGCTCCAATCAATCTTCATCATTCTAATGCATATTGCAGTTTAAAACACGTTATGTTTTTTACCCTTGCGGTTCCTGATGGAGTTTAACAATCTTTAGGCTATCTGTAGAGCGGCAGGAAGTTAAAACATATTTCAAACAAGCAAATTGAATGTTAAGGATTTGTTTGATTCCTGTTTTAAGAAACTGTTTTCTGATTTGAAAACAGCAAAACATTCCCTGCACTAGAAAACCTGTTTGCTGTTTGGCTGACTTTTTGTCCAAAACAGTTGctgtgttttgaatttttttttattattattatttagttttcaaaataattcCATTATATccccatcataaaaaaaaacaaaaacaaaaaaaaaaacaatacattctTGTGAacactgtaaaaaaaaactattgttttcAGCTCTCAATTTCCAACAtaaattttgagagagaaacagGAAACAGAAATCAACAAGGCCTTTTTAGATTGTATCAAGAATTAATGCCATTCTGGAGGAGAAGTTTGTGCTATTCTTACAGCAAATGAGTGTACATGCACAGGCATTTGGGGTGGTGCAATGCACCAACATCAATCCTAGCTAACAACAAAAGATCCAATCCATAACTCTCAAAAATAAACCATAAGCTTTACTAAATTGTTTCCTCCTCTCAAAATGCATTAAGTAAGTCTCAAGAATCAAATCATTTTACCATTTGATGTTGTGGATAGTAAAAATGAGGAGACACTGTCACGTACAATTAATGGAATAGAGAGAATGGGACTAGGGAATACTTGGGGAGCTTAAAGTTCGTGCAAGTAAGAATGAAAAGTGGTGTATGGGGTAGAATGGAAAACTAACCAAGCAGTGAGGATAACAGATTTATACTTGTCCGTGATGTTATGCAATATggtgaaaagaaaaggcaatcaATTTATCTGTCATTTTATTGAAGTTCATAAATGTGTTACTAAATAGgagttttttgttcttttagaaTTTAGTCTATTCTCTGCTTTGTAGCTAGTAATAACTAGGAGTTTAATATTCAGATAGGAGTTTTCTTCCTTTATCATCATGGATTCCTGTTCCGcattataatttagttttgggTTGGCCTATATAAGCACATCATGTATTTTGAACAGCCATTTTGATAAATGAAATTCAAGTCTTGAAATTTCTTTGTTCTTGTGGATTCAAGAAGCAGCCCATGAAGATTTCAAGGGCAAAGCCTAGTAGATTCTAGGTTCTCTATCCTTTCTCTTAACTCCTTTTGCCGGTTTTACATCAATTGATATTGGTGCTGCATCAATTAATATCATAGCTTAACCTCAATTCAAACACTAAACAACATCTTAAACCTTGACCCATAAACTTAGAACAAGGAATTATGCTTTATgggcttcttctttttatggTTGTTTAGGATTCAAATCAAGTCAAACTGTGATACCAACAGATGTTGGACCAATATCAATTGATGTAGAATAGATTAAAAGGATTGAGACCTAGAATTCACTAGGCTAAACCTTTGAAACCACAAGTGGCGCTTCTTCAATCCCCGAGAAACTATGCTCTTAAAGCCACAAGAGCAAAGACATTTCATTCAGCAAAATGGAGAATACATGATATGTGTGCTTATATAGGTATACAGAAAAACCATAAACTTTAatacaaaatagaaatagactgaaatcttcaataacataaaaattccTATATAGAAACAAAATGACAAATATATTGATggagacttttttttcttctagtgcATCAATGATTGGTATTACTGGTTGCGTTGAGAGTTTATGATTGTCTGAGTggatttattagaaaatttgtCTTTTGGATGAAATGAACTAACAATACATCCAATTGAGGAATTAGTGGGTATTTATCTAGAAAAGGGGAGGTTTCACCAATGAATGAGTTTTGAGGTTGACCAGTAATATGCACAGATGGAATAAGTGTAGACCAATCACATATTGAAAAGTACATTaggttcaaaaaaaattaaaagggtgACTTGCATTGTGGATGACACATGGTTGAGATTTGAGCCTCCTCAAGCAATTCTAAACTCAAATCATGGTTGAGATATTGTAAGTTTAATGTCTGATCTTGCAATGACAACAAGAACTATCAAACAAAAGCCCGTGTAAAATTGCATTTACAGGAGTCCAATAATTGAAACTGTTCATAACCAAACAATACCCattcaataaattttgttaaaacaGATTATAAGGGTAATGCATAAATATAAGAACCAAAAAGAGTTAAACAAAAATAGTAGCATAGAAATGAATTCCATATAGAGTTTCAGAGGAAAGTTGTACCATATTATTAAAGCATAATGCCTCTGCACAGGATAGCTGACGAGGTCGACCATAATTTACTGGATTTGCTGCAACCAGCCATGGTACtgcaatttaa is part of the Populus trichocarpa isolate Nisqually-1 chromosome 7, P.trichocarpa_v4.1, whole genome shotgun sequence genome and encodes:
- the LOC7456930 gene encoding uncharacterized protein LOC7456930 isoform X2, with protein sequence MSSPYPVLGTKPIDQWKVTELKEELKRRRLKTNGLKDDLIRRLDDALRVEMENDEALRTERESEEALRSEQENAAKVVVDVDNGVHLENPPIVGVKMEEAVAVVAEMVKDVVDDAANRDEKVDNVMIQVGTNESVKAMGTGELQEEFQMVGIDSSSSDEDLNVHATTVETSITVTESVVPEVALSGQDVQNSGTQEANENSNIQLENEGLKPQLENENLKPPDEDATLDSSAPDNQVSEVSPSLGFQVKSDSISTDSVSINEKIELKDNIIADNVKLELDNVKPEMVEPSFSNVVPVGGESHPMDVEEPQEKKESVEEKDDSSGTNAYMRKNNDSVDVGYSEKLNLDRSSGDDSMEEDVLESKQIDSKYNSDEVGDVSEKKNEGPVVKEENLVGVAGKDLSTDQKEVHVENKIHPVVPVEKRKFNDQEIVGNSEPLKRQRRWNSENIKVPEQQSSNLTPTTTPKDGFQPAPLRRNFSRSESSVSEEAPKERVVPPSQKPLTNSLRIDRFLRPFTLKAVQELLGKTGTVTSFWMDHIKTHCYVTYSSVEEATETRNAVYNLQWPPNGGRLLVAEFVDPQEVKMRVDAPPQSPSTPVTPSAAAPAPPTLQPQPSPRQQVSRQQLPPPPSLPPPPPLSNPPHARERVDLPPPPPLPEKHDPPIVTLDDLFRKTKTAPRIYYLPLLEEQVAAKLAERGKNTKQ
- the LOC7456930 gene encoding uncharacterized protein LOC7456930 isoform X1: MSSPYPVLGTKPIDQWKVTELKEELKRRRLKTNGLKDDLIRRLDDALRVEMENDEALRTERESEEALRSEQENAAKVVVDVDNGVHLENPPIVGVKMEEAVAVVAEMVKDVVDDAANRDEKVDNVMIQVGTNESVKAMGTGELQEEVQMGGSDSSSTDEDLNVHATTVETSITVTESVVSEVALSVKATGTGELQEEFQMVGIDSSSSDEDLNVHATTVETSITVTESVVPEVALSGQDVQNSGTQEANENSNIQLENEGLKPQLENENLKPPDEDATLDSSAPDNQVSEVSPSLGFQVKSDSISTDSVSINEKIELKDNIIADNVKLELDNVKPEMVEPSFSNVVPVGGESHPMDVEEPQEKKESVEEKDDSSGTNAYMRKNNDSVDVGYSEKLNLDRSSGDDSMEEDVLESKQIDSKYNSDEVGDVSEKKNEGPVVKEENLVGVAGKDLSTDQKEVHVENKIHPVVPVEKRKFNDQEIVGNSEPLKRQRRWNSENIKVPEQQSSNLTPTTTPKDGFQPAPLRRNFSRSESSVSEEAPKERVVPPSQKPLTNSLRIDRFLRPFTLKAVQELLGKTGTVTSFWMDHIKTHCYVTYSSVEEATETRNAVYNLQWPPNGGRLLVAEFVDPQEVKMRVDAPPQSPSTPVTPSAAAPAPPTLQPQPSPRQQVSRQQLPPPPSLPPPPPLSNPPHARERVDLPPPPPLPEKHDPPIVTLDDLFRKTKTAPRIYYLPLLEEQVAAKLAERGKNTKQ
- the LOC18100964 gene encoding LOW QUALITY PROTEIN: uncharacterized protein LOC18100964 (The sequence of the model RefSeq protein was modified relative to this genomic sequence to represent the inferred CDS: inserted 1 base in 1 codon; deleted 1 base in 1 codon) translates to MRNLGITVLYFSYHLSVCSPVGSHCVSREDYCLIERKGLAVVDCSWACLXDVPFVKLRCASPCLLPWLVAANPVNYGRPRQLSCAEAYALIIWELLKAYSECGNSAEIISVQNAWLSQQNQVPKAVSDAKGGEISENEGTSDDSQDGFPPLERNMNHLNFQESEDESE